The Vicinamibacteria bacterium region AAGATCGCCTTCGGCACCGATGCCGGCGTATATCCGCACGGCGACAATGCCAAGGAGTTTGGCTATCAGGTCGAGCTCGGCCAGACGCCCATCGGGGCCATTCGGAGCGCCACCGTCGTTGCCAGCGAGCTCCTCGGGCTCGACGACCGCGGACGCATCGCCGAAGGCCTTCTCGCCGACATCATCGCCGTCGACGGCAATCCGCTCGAGGATGTTCGCGAGCTCGAGCGGGTGACGTTCGTCATGTTGGGCGGCAAGGTTTTCAAGCACGAGCGCTAGCAGCGTGATGAGCTCGCGGGCACATGCGAGCACCCGCCGCGGTCACGGTTCCACGACGGCTCGCTCGATGTAGTCGAGTCCCGGGAAGTTCTTCTTCAAATACTCGTTGCCGCCTTCGAACAGTGGCCCCTGAAGACCCGAGCGGATGCCGCTTCCCGCGGTCTCACCGTACTCGGGGTTCAGTGCGTCGGCGACGTCCATTCCCTCGACGACGCGGCCGATGGGAACGAAAGGCTCGCGGTCGTGGGTCTCGCGATTGTCGCGCAGATTGATGAAGACCTGAGTCGTGCGTCCGTTCGGCACCGCGAAAGCAAAGGCAACCGTGCCGCGGACGTTCTCGGCGCGACGCGGCTCGTCGGGAATCGTCTGCTCGCGCCAGAGCTTCGCGATCTCGGGTTCGCCGTTGATACCGAATTGCGCCCACCGACCCAAGGTGACGCGATGGAAACGCACCTCGTCGTAATAGCCGTGGCGGACGAGGTTGTAAAAGCGGTCCACCCCGATGGGCGCCCAATCGCGGTGCATCTCGATGAGGATGT contains the following coding sequences:
- a CDS encoding peptidylprolyl isomerase, which codes for MDLLLFAVALTLGFASAPQKGGDSPLFHPDSTEMNQKAPESFHVRLETTEGDILIEMHRDWAPIGVDRFYNLVRHGYYDEVRFHRVTLGRWAQFGINGEPEIAKLWREQTIPDEPRRAENVRGTVAFAFAVPNGRTTQVFINLRDNRETHDREPFVPIGRVVEGMDVADALNPEYGETAGSGIRSGLQGPLFEGGNEYLKKNFPGLDYIERAVVEP